The Toxorhynchites rutilus septentrionalis strain SRP chromosome 3, ASM2978413v1, whole genome shotgun sequence genome includes a region encoding these proteins:
- the LOC129779285 gene encoding uncharacterized protein LOC129779285, whose translation MPKRSLATTDEELRTCHLHQEVLILRTPIVYERFSNWNRLLHATAYHIVDSLEGLKAAEILLWKLIQSEVYPDELTILTKNKTVPICERLILEKSSPLRMLTPMLDDEGVLRVDSRISAAQGVAEDVKFPVILPRKHHVTNLIVDNFHRKLLHGNSETVVNEIRQQFYIAHLRTVVRDIEKRCQRCKVMKAKPSTPRMGPLPEARLSPGVRPFTYIGIDYFGPILVKYTLRLHMIYRRRAVSPVYVASSVAEGHRKKYTPTMVGTLPERNEFCKTKSSGSSRMQLRCSPTPRQNGSSFRLPVPIWGSWERMVRSIKNAMKSIPQDDKLDDEGLQTVLVEAEGIVNSRPLTYLPLDSAEREALTPNHFILGSSSGVVQPITKLEDSANELNASWNLVQKRIDHFWRRWVREYLPTLTKRTKWVEETKPVQPGDLVIVIDDSRRNGWIRGRIVEVTPGSDGRIRQALVQTSSGLFRRPVSKLAVLDVDRLGEIDGSIHSHGEGNVCTITAPATRPTAPSL comes from the exons ATGCCGAAGAGATCGCTCGCAACCACTGATGAAGAATTGCGAACATGTCATCTGCATCAAGAAGTGCTCATCCTGCGTACTCCGATAGTATACGAACGCTTCTCCAATTGGAACCGATTGCTGCACGCAACGGCATAT CATATCGTTGACTCACTCGAGGGATTGAAGGCAGCCGAGATATTGCTTTGGAAACTGATTCAGTCTGAGGTTTACCCAGATGAGTTGACTATTCTTACTAAAAATAAGACAGTACCGATCTGTGAACGACTGATCTTAGAGAAGTCAAGCCCTCTTCGGATGCTTACACCGATGCTTGATGATGAGGGAGTTCTCCGAGTCGACAGTCGCATTTCTGCGGCACAAGGGGTAGCGGAAGATGTGAAGTTCCCAGTGATACTACCGAGAAAACACCACGTCACCAACCTTATCGTCGATAATTTCCATAGGAAGCTTCTCCATGGAAACTCCGAAACGGTGGTCAACGAAATCCGCCAGCAATTCTACATTGCACATCTGCGCACAGTAGTTCGAGACATCGAGAAGCGGTGTCAACGGTGCAAGGTGATGAAAGCTAAGCCTTCAACTCCAAGGATGGGTCCTCTTCCGGAAGCACGCTTGTCGCCTGGAGTTCGCCCATTTACTTATATCGGCATCGACTACTTTGGGCCAATCCTGGTGAAA TACACGTTGAGGTTGCATATGATTTATCGACGAAGAGCTGTATCGCCTGTATACGTCGCTTCATCTGTCGCAGAGGGTCACCGAAAGAAATATACTCCGACAATGGTCGGAACTTTACCGGAGCGGAACGAATTCTGCAAGACCAAATCGAGCGGATCGAGCAGGATGCAGCTACGATGTTCACCAACACCGAGACAAAATGGTTCTTCATTCCGCCTTCCTGTCCCCATATGGGGATCGTGGGAGCGCATGGTACGTTCCATCAAGAACGCCATGAAAAGCATTCCCCAAGATGACAAACTCGACGACGAAGGATTACAAACTGTATTGGTAGAGGCTGAAGGAATTGTCAACTCGCGCCCGCTCACGTACCTACCACTGGACTCAGCAGAGCGAGAAGCACTCACTCCAAACCACTTCATCTTGGGAAGCTCATCTGGAGTAGTGCAGCCTATAACAAAGTTAGAAGACTCTGCTAATGAGCTTAATGCATCCTGGAACCTGGTCCAGAAACGTATCGACCATTTCTGGAGGCGATGGGTTCGGGAATACTTACCCACACTCACCAAACGCACTAAATGGGTTGAAGAGACGAAGCCTGTCCAACCCGGAGACTTGGTCATTGTGATCGACGACAGTAGACGAAATGGATGGATACGTGGACGAATTGTAGAAGTGACTCCGGGCAGCGATGGACGAATCCGGCAGGCGTTGGTTCAAACATCTAGTGGACTGTTTCGGAGACCTGTCTCAAAGCTGGCAGTGCTGGATGTAGATAGACTTGGTGAGATTGATGGTTCAATTCATTCTCACGGGGAGGGGAATGTTTGCACGATCACAGCACCGGCAACCCGGCCCACAGCGCCTTCACTGTAA
- the LOC129779294 gene encoding uncharacterized protein LOC129779294, whose amino-acid sequence MSGLQLLQQQPEQCQQQSEPTLEQIKMLETQLQSFRIQLQERKQSTPLSHPTLTTSKGAIPKTNHFVDRNTCDRVPPTTTVPMMVPSEQYPISKPVPTEQPRISHARSNPPPVPVPIEQQRTHQARSSIQLASFSNEQSRSHNVSSSFFPHVTVSREQPLAHETPVNIRDTSASAPLPFEQPPNYPAHSNRAAAPANEALHRPSPEQLAARQVMPRDLPEFMGDPEEWPIFFSSFSNSTAACGFSNVENLARLQRCLKGSALKSVRYYLLSPDSVPEVINTLRTLYGRPEIIINKLIQTVRETPAPKSERLDSLIDFGMSVRNLTQHLIAAGQQAHLVNPALLQELVEKLPANVKLQWAQHLSFIPHASLQNFSNFMSAIVESVSKVIVITGGEYSAKHEKSRIKDKSFVHAHVENSASGSAAKERAGQGKVCLFCGKVGHRLKDCTKFQHLPVDDRWKSIQSLKVCRTCLNPHGRRTCRNSSQCGIDGCQYRHHRLLHNKVETVAKKTPGTSRVEDHAHHHHEQSILFRIIPITIHGNSKSVTAFAFLDEGSSATLAERSLVEELGVEGPNVPLCLKWTANMTRTEDESQIVSLEVSEIDRNNRFHLVNVRTVESLNLPSQTLCFEKVLEDHPYLKGLPVRSYENATPKLLIELRNLQLAVPLKIKKGESGIIATKTSLGWCVYGSLNAKTTKQDYEEFNYHVCECQAEEKLERLVKDYFNVEDCGVSNVEIVESTTDVRARQIMEGTTRRIGNRFETGLLWRTDYVELPDSFPMALRRLQCLERRMDKDLVLKENIHRQVQEYQDKGFAHLATADELADADPRRTWYLPLGVVCNLKKPEKVRLIWDAAAKVDGISLNSLLLSGPDLLVSLISVQFHFRQYPVAVSGDIKEMFHQTRVIKQDRSSQRFLFRNNTNVEPSIYIMDVLTFGASSSPASAQFVKNRNAEEFAGKFPRAASAIRSRHYVDDYLDSFETNEEAKKVSSEVKWVHPQGGFEIRNWSSNRKAVLDHLGQSPNQATKDLSLRSQSERVLGMLWHTEEDNVLFSAIFREEIAALIGTGTRPTKRQVLKCIMSLFDPLGLLACVLVHGKIMMQNIWRSGIKWDEFVDESVHESWTKWISLLDEVNEVRIPRCYFENASTELYRSLEAHVFVDASEAAYAAVVYFRTTNRYGTAKCALVSAKTKVAPLRYVSIPRLELMAAVLGTRLLVFVRSNHSIRINRVIYWSDSEVTLAWIRQNIEDIALS is encoded by the coding sequence ATGTCAGGGCTTCAATTGCTACAACAACAGCCGGAACAGTGTCAGCAGCAGTCAGAACCGACACTTGAGCAGATCAAGATGCTTGAGACGCAACTGCAAAGCTTTCGAATACAGTTACAAGAGCGAAAACAATCCACTCCACTCTCACACCCTACTCTGACTACATCTAAGGGTGCTATTCCGAAGACAAATCACTTCGTTGATCGAAATACCTGCGACAGGGTCCCTCCCACTACAACCGTACCAATGATGGTACCATCGGAACAATATCCTATCAGTAAACCGGTCCCAACCGAGCAGCCGCGTATCAGTCATGCGCGCTCGAATCCTCCACCTGTGCCGGTCCCAATCGAGCAGCAGCGTACTCATCAAGCGCGCTCGTCTATCCAACTCGCGTCATTTTCTAACGAACAATCACGTTCTCATAACGTGTCATCAAGTTTCTTCCCACATGTAACGGTTTCACGTGAGCAGCCGTTAGCGCACGAGACGCCCGTGAATATTCGTGATACTTCTGCGAGTGCACCGCTACCATTCGAGCAGCCGCCCAACTATCCTGCGCACTCGAATCGAGCTGCTGCGCCAGCAAACGAAGCACTTCATCGACCATCCCCGGAACAATTAGCTGCAAGACAGGTTATGCCACGTGATCTACCCGAGTTCATGGGCGATCCAGAGGAGTGGCCGATATTCTTCAGTAGTTTTAGTAACTCCACAGCCGCTTGCGGGTTTAGCAACGTAGAAAACCTGGCTCGTTTGCAACGTTGCCTGAAAGGTAGCGCTCTAAAATCAGTGCGATATTACCTTCTGTCGCCTGATTCTGTTCCGGAAGTGATAAATACACTCCGAACCTTGTATGGTCGGCCCGAGattattataaataaattaattcaaacCGTGCGTGAAACACCTGCTCCCAAATCTGAGAGGCTTGACTCGTTGATAGATTTCGGGATGTCCGTCAGAAACTTGACACAACATCTTATTGCAGCAGGACAGCAAGCGCATCTGGTGAACCCAGCGCTGCTCCAAGaactggttgaaaaattaccagCCAACGTAAAGCTACAGTGGGCGCAGCATCTTTCATTCATTCCTCATGCGAGTTTGCAAAACTTCAGCAACTTCATGTCAGCGATCGTCGAATCGGTCAGCAAAGTCATCGTTATTACTGGCGGGGAATACTCAGCGAAGCATGAGAAATCTCGAATCAAAGACAAAAGTTTTGTCCATGCCCACGTCGAAAACTCAGCATCAGGTAGTGCCGCGAAAGAAAGAGCGGGTCAGGGTAAAGTTTGCTTGTTCTGTGGGAAAGTTGGTCATCGATTGAAAGATTGTACGAAATTCCAACATCTACCGGTGGACGATCGATGGAAAAGTATCCAGTCGCTGAAGGTTTGTCGAACTTGTCTCAATCCGCACGGACGGCGAACATGTCGCAATTCGAGTCAATGTGGGATCGACGGTTGTCAATATCGGCATCATCGATTGCTACACAACAAAGTGGAAACAGTGGCCAAGAAGACTCCGGGAACCTCTCGTGTAGAAGATCACGCACATCACCATCACGAACAATCCATTCTCTTTCGCATTATTCCCATAACGATTCATGGAAATTCAAAGTCTGTCACAGCGTTTGCCTTCTTGGATGAAGGTTCCTCTGCAACGCTTGCCGAGCGTAGCTTGGTTGAAGAACTTGGGGTGGAAGGTCCCAACGTCCCGCTTTGCCTTAAATGGACCGCTAACATGACGAGAACCGAAGATGAGTCGCAGATAGTTTCGCTTGAGGTGTCCGAAATAGATCGAAACAATCGATTCCACCTGGTGAACGTACGCACAGTGGAAAGTTTGAATTTACCATCGCAAACGCTGTGCTTCGAGAAGGTTCTAGAGGATCATCCGTACCTGAAAGGACTTCCGGTTCGTAGCTACGAGAATGCAACACCAAAACTACTAATCGAACTCCGAAACCTGCAATTGGCGGTGccgttgaaaatcaaaaaaggtGAAAGCGGAATCATAGCGACCAAAACTAGCCTAGGATGGTGTGTCTATGGTAGTCTGAATGCCAAGACAACGAAGCAAGACTACGAAGAATTTAACTACCACGTATGTGAATGCCAAGCCGAAGAAAAGCTGGAACGACTGGTCAAAGATTACTTCAATGTGGAGGACTGTGGGGTGAGCAATGTGGAAATTGTGGAATCCACCACAGATGTAAGAGCACGACAAATCATGGAGGGGACGACGCGAAGAATAGGTAACCGTTTTGAAACGGGCCTGCTTTGGAGGACGGATTATGTAGAGCTCCCCGATAGCTTTCCGATGGCCCTACGCCGTCTACAGTGTCTCGAGAGACGCATGGATAAAGACCTCGTTCTCAAAGAAAACATCCACCGACAAGTACAGGAATACCAGGATAAGGGGTTTGCACATCTAGCAACGGCGGACGAGCTAGCCGACGCAGACCCGAGACGAACCTGGTATCTTCCGTTAGGGGTGGTTTGCAATCTGAAGAAACCGGAGAAGGTGCGGCTAATATGGGACGCCGCAGCGAAGGTCGatggaatttctttgaactccTTACTATTGTCCGGTCCTGACCTTCTCGTATCACTGATTTCGGTTCAATTTCATTTCCGTCAGTACCCGGTGGCAGTGAGTGGAGACATCAAAGAGATGTTCCACCAGACGAGAGTTATCAAGCAAGACCGATCCTCTCAGAGATTTTTATTCCGCAACAACACCAACGTCGAACCTAGTATTTATATAATGGACGTACTAACGTTCGGAGCGAGCAGCTCTCCTGCATCAGCCCAATTCGTTAAGAATCGGAATGCGGAAGAGTTTGCAGGCAAGTTCCCGAGGGCAGCCTCTGCCATTCGTAGCAGGCACTACGTCGATGATTACCTTGACAGCTTCGAGACGAACGAGGAGGCGAAGAAGGTATCCAGCGAGGTGAAATGGGTCCATCCGCAAGGAGGATTTGAAATCCGGAATTGGTCATCAAACCGAAAGGCAGTTCTGGACCACTTGGGGCAATCTCCGAACCAAGCAACGAAAGACTTGTCATTGAGGTCGCAATCGGAGCGCGTGTTAGGGATGCTGTGGCATACCGAAGAGGACAATGTACTTTTTTCTGCGATCTTCAGGGAGGAAATTGCGGCACTGATCGGAACGGGAACGAGACCGACGAAACGTCAGGTGCTGAAATGTATAATGAGCCTTTTTGACCCGTTGGGCCTGCTGGCGTGTGTGCTGGTACACGGGAAAATAATGATGCAGAATATTTGGCGTAGCGGCATCAAATGGGATGAATTTGTCGACGAAAGCGTCCACGAATCGTGGACGAAATGGATTAGCCTGTTGGATGAAGTCAACGAAGTTCGGATTCCAAGGTGTTACTTCGAGAACGCGAGCACTGAGCTGTACCGTTCGTTGGAGGCCCATGTGTTCGTCGACGCAAGTGAAGCGGCGTATGCAGCGGTGGTGTACTTCCGAACTACCAATCGTTATGGAACAGCGAAATGCGCTCTAGTGTCAGCCAAAACGAAGGTGGCTCCTCTTCGATATGTCTCCATTCCTCGGTTGGAGCTGATGGCCGCGGTATTGGGAACCCGGTTGCTGGTATTTGTGCGTTCTAATCATTCCATCCGAATCAACCGCGTCATCTACTGGTCGGACTCCGAAGTGACTCTGGCTTGGATCCGGCAGAACATCGAAGATATCGCCCTTTCGTAG